The Halomonas denitrificans genome window below encodes:
- the tsaD gene encoding tRNA (adenosine(37)-N6)-threonylcarbamoyltransferase complex transferase subunit TsaD: MQSLSTVLGIETSCDETAVAVYRHGEGIVSDAVHTQLEHARYGGVVPELASRDHVRKLAPMIRQVLDRAALGPDSIDAVAYTAGPGLAGALLVASAVAEGYARGIDRPTIRVHHMEGHLLSPLLEPDPPEFPFVALLVSGGHTLLIEVRAPGAYRLLGETLDDAAGEAFDKTARLLELGYPGGPEVARLAEAGDPDRFAFPRPMTDRPGLDFSFSGLKTHTRLLIEREADDPATRADIAAGFERAVVETLAIKCRRALKATRLERLVVAGGVSANRRLRAALDAALPGRVYYPPLALCTDNGAMIALAGWFRRNEAGRAGDIAVRPRWPLDDLPPL, encoded by the coding sequence ATGCAAAGCCTTTCTACCGTTCTCGGCATCGAGACGTCCTGCGACGAAACCGCGGTGGCGGTCTACCGGCACGGGGAGGGCATCGTTTCCGACGCGGTCCATACCCAGCTGGAGCATGCGCGCTACGGCGGCGTGGTGCCCGAACTGGCCTCGCGGGACCACGTCCGAAAGCTGGCGCCGATGATCCGCCAGGTGCTGGATCGGGCGGCCCTGGGGCCCGACTCGATCGACGCGGTGGCCTACACCGCCGGGCCGGGGCTGGCCGGGGCGCTACTGGTCGCCAGCGCGGTCGCCGAGGGCTACGCGCGCGGCATCGACCGGCCGACGATCCGCGTCCACCACATGGAGGGCCACCTGCTCTCGCCGCTGCTGGAGCCCGACCCGCCCGAGTTTCCCTTCGTCGCGCTGCTGGTCTCCGGCGGCCACACGCTGTTGATCGAGGTGCGCGCGCCGGGTGCGTACCGCTTGCTCGGCGAGACCCTCGACGATGCGGCCGGCGAGGCCTTCGACAAGACCGCCCGCCTGCTCGAACTCGGCTACCCCGGCGGTCCCGAAGTCGCGCGCCTGGCCGAGGCAGGCGACCCCGATCGCTTCGCCTTTCCGCGGCCGATGACCGACCGGCCGGGGCTGGACTTCAGCTTCTCCGGGCTCAAGACCCACACGCGGCTGCTGATCGAGCGCGAGGCCGACGATCCGGCGACCCGCGCCGACATCGCGGCCGGCTTCGAGCGCGCGGTGGTCGAGACCCTCGCGATCAAGTGCCGGCGGGCACTGAAGGCCACGCGCCTCGAGCGGCTGGTCGTGGCCGGCGGGGTCAGCGCCAACCGGCGCCTGCGGGCCGCCCTCGACGCGGCGCTGCCGGGGCGCGTCTACTATCCGCCGCTCGCGCTGTGCACCGACAACGGCGCGATGATCGCGCTGGCCGGCTGGTTCCGCAGGAACGAGGCCGGACGCGCCGGCGACATCGCGGTCCGTCCGCGCTGGCCGCTGGACGACCTTCCCCCGCTTTGA
- the folB gene encoding dihydroneopterin aldolase, producing the protein MDRVFIQDLEVETVVGIYDWEREIRQKVVLNVEMAADIAAAARTDSIDDTLDYKAVSKRLIAFVGQSSFYLVETLAERCAGIILDEFDVPWLTLRLDKPGAVTGSKSVGVMIERGRRPD; encoded by the coding sequence ATGGACCGCGTATTCATCCAGGACCTGGAAGTCGAGACCGTCGTGGGCATCTACGACTGGGAACGGGAAATTCGACAGAAAGTCGTTCTCAACGTCGAAATGGCCGCCGACATCGCCGCTGCCGCACGCACCGATTCGATCGACGATACACTCGATTACAAGGCGGTCTCGAAGCGGCTGATCGCGTTCGTCGGCCAGAGCAGCTTCTACCTGGTCGAGACGCTGGCCGAGCGCTGTGCCGGGATCATCCTCGACGAGTTCGATGTTCCCTGGCTGACGCTGCGCCTGGACAAGCCGGGCGCTGTGACCGGCTCGAAGTCGGTCGGCGTGATGATCGAGCGCGGCCGCCGACCCGACTGA
- the tyrS gene encoding tyrosine--tRNA ligase has product MSETSDPVDESTAELMAELTRGAAEIIHPEELAERLGTGRPLRVKVGFDPTAPDLHLGHTVILNAMRRFQDAGHVVIFLIGDFTGMIGDPTGKNVTRKPLTEDQIRANARTYADQVFKVLDRDRTELRFNSEWFGEMSSADMIRLAARHTVARMLERDDFEKRYRGGQPIAIHEFLYPLVQGHDSVALEADIEMGGTDQKFNLLVGRQLQSQAGQKPQIIITWPLLEGTDGVQKMSKSLDNYIGINDPADEMFGKLMSISDDLMWRYFELLSFRPTGEIDALKTGIDEGRNPRDVKFELAIEIVDRFHGAGTGEAARDAFLARFRDSQLPDDLPETELAAGDDGELGIAAALTAAGLTGSNSEAFRMIQQGAVRIDGEKVSDRGLMLPEGFTGLLQVGKRKFAQVRIGARD; this is encoded by the coding sequence ATGTCCGAGACTTCCGACCCGGTCGACGAATCGACTGCCGAACTGATGGCCGAACTGACCCGCGGCGCCGCGGAGATCATCCACCCGGAAGAACTGGCCGAGCGGCTGGGCACCGGTCGCCCCTTGCGCGTCAAGGTCGGTTTCGACCCTACGGCGCCGGACCTCCACCTGGGCCACACGGTGATTCTCAACGCGATGCGCCGGTTCCAGGACGCCGGGCACGTCGTGATCTTCCTGATCGGCGACTTCACCGGCATGATCGGCGATCCCACGGGAAAGAACGTCACCCGCAAGCCGCTGACCGAAGACCAGATCCGGGCCAATGCCCGCACCTATGCGGATCAGGTGTTCAAGGTGCTCGACCGCGACAGGACCGAGCTGCGGTTCAACTCCGAGTGGTTCGGCGAGATGTCCTCGGCCGACATGATCCGCCTGGCGGCCCGGCACACCGTGGCCCGGATGCTCGAGCGGGACGATTTCGAAAAGCGCTACCGGGGCGGTCAGCCGATCGCGATCCACGAGTTCCTGTACCCGCTGGTCCAGGGCCACGATTCGGTCGCTCTCGAAGCCGACATCGAAATGGGCGGCACGGACCAGAAGTTCAATCTCCTGGTCGGTCGGCAGCTGCAGTCCCAGGCGGGCCAGAAGCCGCAGATCATCATCACCTGGCCCCTGCTGGAAGGCACCGATGGGGTCCAGAAGATGTCGAAGTCGCTGGACAACTACATCGGCATCAACGACCCGGCCGACGAGATGTTCGGCAAGCTCATGAGCATCTCCGACGACCTCATGTGGCGGTACTTCGAGCTGCTCAGCTTCCGACCGACCGGCGAGATCGATGCGCTGAAGACCGGAATCGACGAGGGCCGGAATCCGCGCGACGTGAAATTCGAGCTGGCGATCGAGATCGTCGACCGGTTCCACGGGGCCGGTACCGGCGAAGCCGCCCGCGATGCATTCCTGGCCCGCTTCCGCGACAGCCAGCTGCCCGACGACCTGCCCGAAACCGAACTGGCCGCCGGCGACGATGGCGAGCTCGGCATCGCCGCGGCGTTGACCGCAGCCGGCCTGACCGGCTCGAACTCCGAGGCGTTCCGCATGATCCAGCAGGGGGCGGTCAGGATCGACGGAGAAAAGGTGTCCGATCGCGGCCTGATGCTGCCCGAGGGATTCACCGGCCTGCTGCAGGTCGGCAAGCGCAAGTTCGCGCAGGTCCGGATCGGGGCGAGGGACTAG
- a CDS encoding anhydro-N-acetylmuramic acid kinase, with product MDGIDAVAVRFDGRSTDLRAELLAGRTLAYPEGLRADLDALRADPDAFPAARLAALDAAVGDAFANAAEALVAESGLARSAIRAIGSHGQTVLHRPDADRPHTVQVGDPSRIAAALGVDVIADLRRADVAAGGQGAPLAPLLHRALLHRPGERRAVVNLGGIANVTRLDADGAVSGFDTGPASCFLDDWYRAHHPCGARFDEGGAWASGGRVDEALLARLLDDPYFHRTPPKSTGIEYFSPAWLRARLPADAERRPADIQATLAEFSAASLAAALAEIAPERILVCGGGVHNPDLIGRVRQRLASDVELESTTRHGLNADFVEATLVAWLAREFVEGRPVDTPPITGAGRPVRLGALYPG from the coding sequence ATGGACGGCATCGATGCCGTCGCGGTGCGCTTCGATGGGCGGTCGACGGACCTGCGGGCCGAACTGCTGGCGGGCCGTACGCTGGCCTATCCCGAAGGCCTGCGTGCGGATCTCGACGCGCTGCGAGCCGACCCCGATGCCTTTCCGGCGGCACGTCTGGCCGCGCTGGACGCGGCGGTGGGCGATGCGTTCGCGAACGCGGCCGAAGCGCTGGTCGCCGAGAGCGGCCTGGCCCGTTCCGCAATCCGTGCGATCGGCAGTCATGGACAGACCGTGTTGCACCGGCCCGATGCAGATCGTCCGCACACGGTCCAGGTCGGCGACCCGTCGCGGATCGCGGCGGCGCTCGGGGTCGATGTGATCGCCGACCTGCGACGCGCCGATGTGGCCGCGGGCGGCCAGGGCGCGCCGCTCGCGCCGCTCCTCCATCGCGCACTGCTGCACCGCCCCGGTGAACGGCGCGCGGTGGTGAACCTCGGTGGGATCGCCAACGTCACCCGGCTCGACGCCGACGGTGCAGTCTCGGGCTTCGACACCGGCCCGGCCAGTTGTTTTCTCGATGACTGGTACCGTGCTCACCACCCTTGCGGCGCCCGCTTCGACGAGGGCGGCGCGTGGGCTTCCGGCGGGAGGGTCGACGAGGCGCTGCTGGCGCGCCTCCTCGACGACCCGTATTTCCACCGCACGCCGCCGAAGAGCACCGGTATCGAATACTTCAGCCCGGCGTGGCTCCGTGCTCGGCTGCCCGCGGATGCCGAACGCCGCCCGGCCGACATCCAGGCGACGCTGGCCGAGTTCTCGGCCGCCAGCCTGGCCGCCGCACTGGCCGAGATCGCGCCCGAGCGCATCCTGGTCTGCGGCGGCGGCGTGCACAACCCGGACCTCATCGGTCGCGTGCGCCAGCGGCTGGCGTCGGACGTGGAGCTGGAGTCGACCACGCGCCACGGCCTGAACGCGGATTTCGTCGAGGCCACGCTGGTGGCCTGGCTGGCGCGCGAATTCGTCGAGGGCCGGCCGGTCGATACGCCGCCGATCACCGGCGCCGGACGGCCGGTTCGCCTCGGCGCGCTGTATCCCGGGTAA
- the dnaG gene encoding DNA primase, whose translation MSGLIPESFIESLLERIDIIDVVGARVPLKPAGHEFKACCPFHDEKTPSFYVSPQKQFYHCFGCGAHGTAVGFVMQYDGLEFPAAIEELAGQVGMDVPRTGGEASGARKREQEPLFDALEAAQNFFRAQLRKDPAAQRYLAERGLDERTLDEFGVGRAPDAWSALVDRLIEKGHKAVDLEKAGLAGRARNGNWIDKFRNRIMFPIRDRRGRVIAFGGRALGDDGPKYLNSAETPVFHKGRELYRLFEVRRGGLPERLLVVEGYMDAAALYQFGFEDAVATLGTAVTSDHLELMFRATSVVVFCFDGDSAGRRAAWKGLEAALPAMKSNREVRFLFLPDGEDPDSLVRSEGRDAFAARLDSAVPLSSFLFDELARPLDLTTLDGRARLVAQAEPLLGRLPAGPFADLMADELERRAGHAGDWRPQPAAQGPKRQASDRSLTPVQYAVAILVQHPELAADLDRDRLDGPGALKGVDFLVQLIDFCASRPNVSTALVLEHWRDRPEGRYLAELAARDLAGRAEQLGPALVESLDRIRIQRIRVRVAELQRRQAAEGLTPEQADELRHWLKHRTAGPSGN comes from the coding sequence GTGTCCGGCCTGATTCCCGAATCCTTCATCGAGTCGCTGCTCGAACGCATCGACATCATCGACGTAGTCGGCGCGCGCGTTCCGCTGAAGCCCGCCGGCCACGAGTTCAAGGCCTGTTGCCCGTTCCACGACGAGAAGACGCCGTCGTTCTACGTCAGTCCCCAGAAACAGTTCTACCACTGCTTCGGCTGCGGCGCCCACGGCACCGCGGTCGGCTTCGTGATGCAGTACGACGGCCTCGAGTTTCCGGCGGCGATCGAGGAGCTGGCCGGCCAGGTCGGAATGGACGTGCCGCGCACCGGCGGCGAGGCGTCCGGGGCGCGCAAGCGCGAGCAGGAACCGCTGTTCGATGCGCTCGAAGCTGCGCAGAACTTCTTCCGGGCCCAGCTGAGGAAGGATCCGGCCGCGCAGCGCTACCTGGCCGAGCGTGGCCTGGACGAACGCACGCTCGACGAGTTCGGCGTCGGGCGCGCCCCGGACGCGTGGTCGGCGCTGGTCGACCGGCTGATCGAGAAAGGGCACAAGGCGGTCGACCTGGAGAAGGCCGGGCTGGCCGGCCGGGCGCGCAACGGCAACTGGATCGACAAGTTCCGCAACCGGATCATGTTCCCGATCCGCGATCGACGGGGGCGCGTGATCGCCTTCGGCGGCCGGGCCCTGGGCGACGATGGCCCGAAGTATCTCAACTCGGCCGAGACCCCGGTGTTCCACAAGGGGCGCGAGCTCTACCGGCTTTTCGAGGTCCGGCGCGGCGGCCTGCCCGAGCGCCTGCTCGTGGTCGAGGGCTACATGGATGCCGCGGCGCTCTACCAGTTCGGCTTCGAGGACGCGGTCGCGACGCTCGGCACCGCGGTGACCTCCGACCACCTCGAGCTCATGTTCCGCGCGACCTCGGTGGTGGTGTTCTGCTTCGACGGTGATTCGGCCGGTCGGCGTGCCGCGTGGAAGGGCCTGGAAGCCGCGCTGCCTGCGATGAAGTCGAACCGTGAAGTGCGGTTCCTTTTCCTGCCGGACGGCGAGGACCCCGACAGCCTGGTCCGCAGCGAGGGCCGGGATGCGTTCGCCGCCCGGCTGGATTCGGCGGTGCCGCTGTCGTCGTTCCTCTTCGACGAACTTGCGCGTCCGCTCGACCTGACCACTCTCGACGGCCGCGCCCGCCTGGTCGCCCAGGCCGAGCCGTTGCTGGGCCGCTTGCCGGCCGGGCCCTTCGCCGACCTGATGGCCGACGAGCTCGAGCGCCGGGCCGGCCATGCGGGCGACTGGCGCCCGCAACCGGCGGCGCAGGGCCCGAAACGACAGGCTTCCGATCGGTCCTTGACTCCGGTACAATACGCGGTTGCCATTCTTGTCCAGCACCCGGAGCTGGCCGCAGATCTGGACCGCGACCGGCTCGATGGGCCCGGCGCGCTGAAAGGGGTCGATTTCCTGGTCCAACTCATTGATTTCTGCGCGTCCCGGCCCAACGTCTCCACCGCACTCGTCCTCGAACACTGGCGGGATCGGCCGGAGGGTCGGTATCTGGCCGAGCTGGCCGCGCGCGACCTTGCCGGCCGCGCGGAACAGCTGGGGCCCGCGCTGGTCGAATCGCTGGACAGGATCCGGATCCAGAGAATTCGCGTCCGGGTCGCCGAACTGCAGCGCCGTCAGGCGGCCGAAGGGCTCACGCCCGAACAGGCCGACGAACTCCGGCACTGGCTGAAACACCGTACCGCCGGCCCGTCCGGCAACTAG
- the purD gene encoding phosphoribosylamine--glycine ligase, which produces MNVLVIGSGGREHALAWKLAQSERVETVLVAPGNGGTAIERGVENVDVAVDDLDGLVALARSRDVGLTVVGPEAPLAAGVVDRFRGEGLKCFGPSAAAAQLESSKAFAKEFLSRHRIPTADWIVVETVEAGMDFARGHVLPLVLKADGLAAGKGVVIAEDLDTVEATLEDMLSGDAFGDAGRRVVIEEFLLGEEASFIALVDGTEIVPLATSQDHKQRDDGDLGPNTGGMGACSPAPVITEALEHQVMDTIIRPTAEGMVADGHPFTGFLYAGLMVTRSGAKVLEFNVRMGDPETQPVMMRLKSDLAETLLAALDGSLGKVELEWDPRPTVGVVMAAGGYPSDYRKGDPITGLDSDFPNELKVFHAGTRLEDGRPTTAGGRVLCVTAIGDSIAQAQAEVYRWLPRIGFANAYWRTDIGHRALKHEETEH; this is translated from the coding sequence ATGAACGTCCTGGTCATCGGATCCGGCGGGCGCGAACACGCGCTGGCGTGGAAGCTGGCGCAGTCCGAGCGCGTCGAGACGGTCCTGGTCGCACCCGGGAACGGGGGTACGGCGATCGAACGCGGTGTCGAGAACGTCGACGTCGCGGTCGACGATCTCGACGGCCTGGTGGCACTGGCCCGGTCGCGCGACGTCGGCCTGACCGTGGTCGGCCCGGAGGCGCCGCTGGCCGCCGGCGTGGTCGATCGCTTCCGGGGTGAGGGCCTGAAGTGCTTCGGCCCGAGCGCCGCTGCAGCGCAGCTCGAATCGTCCAAGGCCTTCGCCAAGGAGTTCCTGTCGCGACACCGGATTCCGACCGCCGACTGGATCGTCGTCGAAACCGTCGAGGCCGGCATGGACTTCGCTCGCGGCCATGTGCTTCCGCTGGTGCTCAAGGCCGACGGCCTGGCCGCCGGAAAGGGCGTGGTCATCGCCGAGGACCTCGACACGGTCGAGGCCACGCTCGAGGACATGCTCTCCGGCGATGCGTTCGGCGACGCCGGGCGGCGCGTGGTGATCGAGGAATTCCTGCTCGGCGAAGAAGCCAGTTTCATCGCGCTGGTCGACGGCACCGAGATCGTGCCCCTGGCGACCAGCCAGGACCACAAGCAGCGCGACGACGGCGATCTGGGACCGAACACGGGCGGCATGGGCGCCTGTTCGCCGGCCCCGGTGATCACCGAGGCGCTCGAGCACCAGGTCATGGATACGATCATCCGGCCGACCGCCGAAGGCATGGTCGCCGACGGCCACCCGTTCACCGGCTTCCTCTACGCAGGCTTGATGGTCACCCGCTCCGGCGCCAAGGTGCTCGAATTCAATGTCCGCATGGGCGACCCGGAAACCCAGCCGGTGATGATGCGGCTGAAGTCCGACCTCGCCGAAACTCTTCTCGCCGCACTGGACGGCTCGCTCGGGAAGGTCGAACTCGAATGGGATCCGCGCCCGACGGTCGGAGTGGTGATGGCGGCCGGGGGCTACCCGTCGGACTACCGGAAGGGCGACCCGATCACCGGCCTCGACAGCGACTTCCCGAACGAACTGAAGGTCTTCCACGCCGGCACCCGGCTCGAGGACGGCCGGCCGACGACGGCCGGCGGCCGCGTGCTCTGCGTCACCGCGATCGGCGACTCGATCGCCCAGGCCCAGGCCGAGGTCTACCGCTGGCTGCCCCGGATCGGCTTCGCCAACGCCTACTGGCGCACCGACATCGGCCACCGCGCGCTGAAGCACGAAGAAACCGAGCATTGA
- a CDS encoding GatB/YqeY domain-containing protein gives MSLKQNVNDQVKQAMKSGDKDRLKVLRMLTAAIKQREVDERVELGDDDVMAVIEKMVKQRRESIEQYRAGGREELAEVEQAEIDVLADFLPEPLSDDEIEALIDQAIADSGASQMSDMGQVMGRLKGPMQGRADMKQVSARVRARLS, from the coding sequence ATGTCGCTGAAGCAGAACGTGAACGATCAGGTCAAGCAGGCGATGAAGTCGGGCGACAAGGACCGGCTGAAGGTGCTCCGCATGCTGACCGCGGCAATCAAGCAGCGCGAAGTCGACGAGCGGGTCGAGCTCGGCGACGACGACGTGATGGCGGTGATCGAGAAGATGGTCAAGCAGCGTCGCGAATCGATCGAGCAGTATCGTGCCGGTGGGCGCGAAGAGCTGGCCGAGGTCGAGCAGGCCGAGATCGACGTGCTCGCCGACTTTCTGCCCGAGCCCCTGAGCGACGACGAGATCGAGGCCCTGATCGACCAGGCGATCGCCGACAGCGGGGCGTCGCAGATGAGCGACATGGGCCAGGTCATGGGTCGGTTGAAGGGCCCGATGCAGGGCCGCGCCGACATGAAGCAGGTCTCCGCCAGGGTTCGCGCCCGCCTGAGCTGA
- a CDS encoding peptidoglycan DD-metalloendopeptidase family protein: MASRKTPPRARGERRSNGGRRVAALRADVVQRLRATAGPLLARPRVRLGLFAGLAVTLLVVLGVQGSGIDAPPEIDRPALVLDEVVRVEPEGSAAVEAGGAQDTPVDGRDALPLEVVPADQAPAWDYVQVASGDTLDLIFRRMGLPPALLHRIVTLDEHGAGLADLRPGDELAFDIDEDGAFRALRAEKDDETWLYFELEKVDAHVAEADPAGSDLVLVSRLEPRDLDVRTVEIEAEITSSLFAAGKNAGLSDNMILRLANIFGWDIDFALDIRRGDRFALVFEEIYRDGQFLRQGAILAARFVNRGETFQAIRFDAGDGPDYYSPDGRPMRKAFLRAPINFTRVSSNYNPRRLHPVTRRIRPHNGTDYAAPTGTPIWAAGDGTVIEAGYSRPNGNYIFIQHGNHIVTRYLHLSRKRVNRGDRVRQGQVIGNVGSTGLATGPHLHYEFLVNGRHRDPRRVDLPEATPLSEELLPSFRAHAAPYLAQLDRLVPDAGVMLASAGDGGCAERDAGCRSGNAP; this comes from the coding sequence ATGGCTTCCCGCAAGACCCCGCCGCGTGCCCGCGGCGAACGTCGCTCCAACGGAGGTCGAAGGGTGGCCGCGCTACGCGCCGACGTCGTACAGCGGCTCCGCGCCACCGCCGGGCCGCTGCTGGCGCGGCCGCGCGTGCGGCTCGGCCTGTTCGCCGGTCTGGCCGTGACGCTGCTCGTCGTATTGGGTGTGCAAGGGAGCGGCATCGACGCTCCGCCCGAGATCGATCGCCCGGCGCTTGTTCTCGACGAGGTGGTGCGTGTCGAGCCCGAGGGGTCGGCCGCGGTCGAGGCTGGGGGCGCGCAGGACACTCCCGTGGATGGGCGCGACGCGCTGCCGCTCGAGGTGGTTCCGGCCGATCAGGCGCCGGCCTGGGACTACGTCCAGGTGGCCTCCGGCGATACGCTGGACCTCATTTTCCGTCGCATGGGGCTGCCGCCGGCCCTGCTCCACCGGATCGTGACGCTGGACGAGCACGGCGCCGGGCTGGCCGACCTGCGTCCCGGCGACGAGCTGGCCTTCGATATCGACGAGGACGGCGCGTTTCGCGCGCTGCGCGCCGAGAAGGACGACGAGACCTGGCTGTACTTCGAGCTCGAAAAGGTCGATGCCCACGTGGCCGAGGCCGACCCCGCCGGCAGCGACCTGGTGCTCGTCAGCCGGCTCGAACCGCGCGACCTCGACGTCCGGACCGTCGAGATCGAAGCCGAGATCACCTCTTCGCTGTTCGCCGCCGGCAAGAACGCCGGCCTGTCGGACAACATGATCCTGCGCCTGGCCAACATCTTCGGCTGGGATATCGACTTCGCGCTGGACATTCGCAGAGGTGATCGCTTCGCGCTGGTGTTCGAGGAAATCTACCGGGACGGGCAGTTCCTGCGCCAGGGCGCGATCCTGGCGGCCCGCTTCGTCAATCGCGGCGAGACCTTCCAGGCGATCCGCTTCGACGCCGGAGACGGCCCGGACTACTACTCGCCCGACGGTCGCCCGATGCGCAAGGCCTTCCTGCGCGCGCCGATCAACTTCACCCGGGTCTCGTCGAACTACAACCCGCGCCGCCTGCATCCGGTGACCCGACGGATCCGCCCGCACAACGGCACCGATTACGCCGCACCCACCGGCACGCCGATCTGGGCCGCCGGCGACGGCACCGTGATCGAGGCCGGCTACTCGCGACCCAACGGCAACTACATCTTCATCCAGCACGGCAACCACATCGTGACCCGTTACCTGCACCTGTCGCGCAAGCGGGTCAACCGGGGCGACCGGGTCCGCCAGGGCCAGGTCATCGGCAACGTCGGGTCGACCGGCCTGGCGACCGGCCCGCACCTGCACTACGAGTTCCTGGTCAACGGCCGACACCGCGATCCGCGCCGGGTCGACCTGCCCGAGGCCACGCCCCTGTCCGAGGAGTTGCTGCCGAGCTTCCGCGCGCACGCCGCACCCTATCTGGCGCAGCTCGATCGGCTCGTTCCCGACGCGGGCGTGATGCTCGCCTCGGCCGGAGACGGCGGCTGCGCCGAGCGCGATGCGGGGTGCCGGTCCGGCAACGCGCCGTGA
- the rpsU gene encoding 30S ribosomal protein S21 gives MPSVKVKENEPFEYALRRFKRSCEKAGVVAETRRREFFEKPTQERKRKKAAAVKRHLRKLSRDVTNRKRLY, from the coding sequence ATGCCTAGCGTCAAAGTCAAGGAAAACGAGCCGTTCGAGTACGCCCTGCGCCGCTTCAAGCGTTCCTGCGAGAAGGCCGGTGTGGTGGCCGAAACCCGTCGGCGCGAGTTCTTCGAGAAGCCGACCCAGGAGCGCAAGCGCAAGAAGGCCGCTGCGGTCAAGCGGCACCTGCGGAAGCTGTCCCGAGACGTGACGAACCGCAAGCGCCTGTACTGA
- the folK gene encoding 2-amino-4-hydroxy-6-hydroxymethyldihydropteridine diphosphokinase gives MTDAETVYLGLGSNVDARRNLAAGLAELRDRFGRVECSPVYRSEAVGFDGEDFLNACCRLSTDLEPAALKAWLTDLEDRHGRRRDLPKFADRTLDIDVLLYGQRTGRFGDLVLPRGEILKYAHVLKPLADLAPDLAHPSTGRTFAEHWRAFEGDRSLVDDDPLD, from the coding sequence GTGACCGACGCCGAAACGGTCTACCTGGGGCTCGGCAGCAACGTCGATGCCCGGCGCAACCTGGCGGCCGGCCTGGCCGAGCTCCGCGACCGATTCGGCCGGGTCGAATGCTCGCCGGTCTACCGATCCGAGGCGGTCGGCTTCGACGGCGAGGACTTCCTCAACGCCTGCTGCCGCCTGAGCACCGACCTCGAGCCCGCCGCGCTGAAAGCCTGGTTGACCGACCTGGAAGACCGCCACGGCCGCCGCCGCGACCTGCCGAAATTCGCCGACCGGACCCTCGACATCGACGTCCTGCTCTACGGCCAGCGGACGGGCCGGTTCGGCGATCTGGTCCTGCCGCGCGGAGAAATCCTGAAGTACGCCCACGTCCTGAAGCCGCTGGCCGACCTGGCGCCGGATCTCGCACACCCGTCGACGGGCCGAACCTTCGCAGAGCACTGGCGGGCGTTCGAGGGGGACCGCAGCCTGGTCGACGACGACCCACTGGACTGA